CAATCCCGCTATAGGCCTTTGCTTGAACAGTTACGAATAAAAATAATGTAATGAAACAGTATTTTAATAAAAACATCGCTTGATATTATGATTAAAAGATCGCTTGTGGTTAGTCAATGATACATTTATCATATGATTTCTTATGACCCGCTGTACCATTATCATTCCCGCTTACAACGAAGCCTCCGTTATTGAAGCGGTGGTTAACAAACTCCGCGCTGCCCGTCCCCACGATGAAATTTTAGTAATCGACGACGGCTCAAGCGATGCAACGGCTCCCCTTGCACAAAAAGCGGGGGCTAGGGTTATTCACCATAAATATAATATGGGTTATGGAGCATCACTTAAAACGGGGATGCGTCATGCCGCTTCTGACACCTTAGTTTTTTTTGATGGCGATGGCCAACACAACCCACAAGACATTCAAAAACTTATTGATCAACTCGAATCCAACGACATGGTCGTAGGGGCTAGGCCAAAGGGTTCTGGTGCCATTAGTCGTCGTTCGGGGAAGTGGTTTTTATACCGCATCGCAGAATATCTGGTGGGAAGAAGGATTCCCGATTTAAACTCAGGGCTAAGAACCTTACGTCGCAATCTCGCCTTAGAATTGATTCACCTATTACCGAACGGCTTTTCTCTCACCACCACCATCACACTCGCTATGATGAGCTTGGGCTACCAAGTGGAATATGTCCCCATTCAAATTCAAGAACGCTCAGGCAAAAGCACCGTTTCAATAAGAGATTTTTTTCGTACCATTATGCTCATTATGCGAATGATCACGCTCTTTGCACCTCTCAAAATTTTTATCCCCACGGCTATTACCTTAGCTTTGATCGCCATCCCCTCCCTTACCTATGACTTACTCCACACCAATATCTCCGATACCACAGTGGTGTTGTGGCTCTTTTGCCTCATTATCTTCCTTTTTGGCCTACTAGCCGATTCCATTTCGGTAGCCAACCGCAAAGGCACAAAGCAATAATTTATACTTGTCATTCTGACACTCTCTACCATACCTTACAGCCATGAGCTTACGGTTAATCTTTGCTCCATCCCCCAACTCTTACTTAGAAGATATCTTAAATGAGATAATCGACCAACACATTGGCCACCACCTCACCGACGATTTTAAGATTATTGTTCCCGATTCAGCTTCGCTCGAAGACCTAGAGCATCTATTGATTCGCAAATCTAAACTAGAAGGGGTGCTCATTGGGAAAAGCATTTTAACTCAAACTCAATTTTTATCGACTTTACTGGCTGAACGAAACACTCCTTTATTACCCAGCAACCCCTACTTCGAAAGAAGAATTCTCAAAGACTTTTACCAAAGCTCGCCTAATTCTTTTATGGGTGTGTTGAAGAATGTCATTCCCGCGAAGCATGCCCTCGACCCCGATCGGGGGGTGGGAATCCAGAACCGCCCAAAATCACTGGATCCCTGCCTCCGCAGGGATGACAAAAGTGCGTTTTTCGACAACCCCCTTATTGAAACCCTTGGCTTAGAAAAATTCCGTTGTGATTTAAATCGCTTTCGTAAAATTGCGAGCCTTTATCGGCTGCCCCCCTCCCATGAGATATTATGCATTAATACTTATTTTGAAAAATCTCTTTTAGAGTTTGGCTATTACGACTCAAAACTTGCCATCGACCTTTTAAAACAAAACCCCCAGCTGGGTTCGCATTATTTAAAACCCGTTCAACACCTCTATTGGTTAGGTTATTATGATTTAACCGTTGAATTAACTGAAATGATCCAATGGGTGCAAAATCATTTTCCACATATTCAAATGACTTTAACCTTGCCTCCCCTTGAACGCTTGATGGACCCAGAAGAGATCCGTGCTCAACTCTTGGCCAAATTGACCCATCACCCTCAAATTATATCCGAATGTCGTGAATCGCTGCTATCATCCCAAGTTATTTTATCTCAAAGCTCGGTTCATGCCGTGAGTTTGCTGCTACGCAGGATTTATCAAGATTTACAACAATCCAAGGAAGTCTTTTGCCTCTTCCCTGCTGCCTTTGATGGAAAAACCCTTTTAACTAAAAAATTAAATGAATCAGGCTGGATCACTCACCCCCCTTTTGAATTTTCCCTTCATCAAACGCCATTTTGGGGAAAAATCCAACCCTTGGAACTCACAAATTTTAAGCCCCAAGATTCGATGGAAGCCATCCATTACCAAGCTTTCATCAAATTTCTTCATGACCTTGAAAACTCCGGCGCAAAACTCTCAGAAGATCTTTTGCAAGAAGAAATTCAATACCACCACCATGCCCCCCAGTTATATTGCGCCTATCCTTTATTTTTGCGTGACTTTAACGAACCTGGCTTGCGCCCCCGCGAATCGGCGTTCATGATTGGTTTAAGCCATTTGACCCCTCGCAAAACTTATCTTTTCAATTTAGAAGAATTACCCGATGGTTTTCACTTGCATCAACAAAAACTTTTATTTCAACATGCCTTAAGCCTAGCTAAGACCGAAACGATTCTTTTTGAGAGCGAATTAGATATTCAAGGTAGAGCCCTCCGGGGCATTTCCCCCTATTTTTTAACGGAGTCTTCGATTCAAACCCCAAGCGATGAGCCGCTTTTACCCTTGGCCAAATTTTCTCCCTTCTTCAATGAACAGCTCACCACTGCTACCGTTGCAGGCGACATGGTCGCGCCCTTTCTCAAAGAAAAGATTAAGCAAGAACTTATGTCGCGCCCTTTAACCCCCACCAAGTTAGATTATTATTCTGAATGCCATTGGAAATTTTTTGCAGCTCACCTCTTAGGGCTCAAGCGCTTAAGAACCGACGATCTAGAGGCTGATCCCCTGACAATTGGAAATTACACTCATCAATTTTTAGAATTTATTTTTAAGAAAATTAAAAACAAAAAGTTTTTTAAAAAAGATTGGGAAAGTTTGGCAACTTGGCTAGAATCTCAATTTAGTGATTTTGTCGCACAAAACCCCCTTACCCAAACCCCATTAAAAGAATCGGCTAAACCATTTTTTCTCAAACGTTGTTTAACCTTGGCCAGGGGTTTTTTGCTCGGCGAATGGCAATATCAAAACACGATTGAGGCAAAATATTTCCCCCACCTTTTGGAGTTGCAATTTGGGTACAAAGGGCAACCGGCCGTAACCCTTGAATCAAAAAACGGCAAAAGGTTTTCTTTTCGTGGGCGCATCGATCGGATTGACGTTGATGAAACAACAAAATCTTATCTTATTCTCGACTATAAAACGGGTGATGTTCAAGCCACCATGGAGCTGTTGCGAGATAACCGATCGTTCCAATTGTTTTTATATCTTCAAGCAGCAAAGCAATCTTTAGAAAACTGGGCCCCGGCAGGCGCTCTCTATTTTGAAGGTAAACAATTTACCCGCAAACAAGGTTTGTTTCGAGCAAGCTTCAAAGCACCATTGGGCTTGCCCCAGAGCCGGAGTGGTTTAAATGATGCGGATTGGGAAAATCGTTTAAAGCAACTGACGAATTCTGCTCAAAGCTTACTAGAAGAATTGTCGCTTAGCGAATTTCAGCTAGAGCCTTATCGCTGCAAGGCATCTTGTGATTTTTGGGAAATCTGTCGTTATGAAAACAGAGAAAAAAGGATAAGATAGTGGCACTCACTCAACATACCCTCGTGGCTGCTTCAGCCGGCACTGGCAAAACCACTCTCATGGTGCAAACTTTTTTAGAATTATTAGACGATGGCGTTTCACCGCAAGAAATTTTAACCCTCACGTTTACCGAAAAAGCCGCTGCCGAATTACAAGAACGTATTTTAAAAAAATTAATTGACCCCAGCTTTGCTGAAAAATTCAGCCCCGAATATCAACAATTGATCTTAACCCAAATACAAGAAGCCTATTTGGGGACCTTTCATCAATTTTGTTTTCGCATGATCAAACACCATCAACTTTTAGCCCGTTCTGATGAATTATGGATCTTGTCCGATTTAGCCTTGGCTCATTTAAGGCAAACCAGTATTCGCAAGATTTTAAACCAACATTTAGAAACCCAAAACCCTGCCACGACTTTACTCGTTGATACCCTGGGTTTTTCTAGCCTTCTCAATGCTTTAGCAGAAGGATTAGAACAAAGCCGAAGCTTGCTCACTGCCTCACCTGATTCCGAACTAGAAGTGGCGTTTCATCAATTAGTTCAAAGCATCGCTCAAGATTATAAAATGCTGTGTCGAGAACTCCAGGCTATCGATTTTAACCAAATGGAAGAACAGGTATTAGCCTTTTTAGAAAATAATCCCAAAGCGGCTGAGCATTTTTGCAAACGGTTTCGTTATATTTTGGTGGATGAATTCCAAGACACCAGCCCCACGCAACTCAAAATGCTAGAAATGATTCAAGACTACAGCCAACAAGCCAAGGGGCATTGTTGGTTTTTTGTGGTGGGTGATGCCAAACAATCGATTTACGCCTTTCGCCAAGTTGAACAAAGCTTGATTGCGACGTTTAATCAGAAATTATTAGCCAAAGGTGGCACGACTCAAAATCTAACCACCAACTATCGTTCTCGCCCCGAATTGGTCGAAATCGCAAATCTCTATTGCCAAACTTATTTTTCCGATACACCTCCCATTCATACTCCACTTGAACCTGAACTTGGTTTCAAACCTCTCAACCTAATCCAAATACCCACTGAAAAAACAAATCTGAAGGCTAAAGACCGGCGCTACCTTGAGGCCACGATTCTCGCTGAAAAGATCCTGCATTACCGCCAATTGAATGAACGGCCAGAAGACATGGCCATCCTCTATCGCGCGAATACCGGGTCAGAAATACTCATGGAGGTTTTACAAAATTATCAGATTTCTTTTCATATCAAAGGCGGCCAAAACTTATTGGCTCAACAAATTTTTCTTGATCTAAAACATCTCTTCGAGTGGACGGCTAACCCTCAAGATAGTCTTGCCTTAGCGGGAGTGTTGCGTTCCCCGCTCTTTGCCCTCAGCGATGCCATCCTTTATATTTTAGCTGAAAAAAAGGGGCTTGCGCGAGATAGCTTGGTTAATCTTAATATTGACCTTTTCAAAAAATCAGATCTTTTGAGAGAAATCCCTAAAATTAATCGGGCTCATAAAATTTTAAGCACCCTACTTGAAATTAAATCGACCCACACCTTGTCGGCTTACCTTGACCGCATGGAAGAGCTTGTCGAACTCGACGCACTGTTAAGCATGCTAGGCACGTCACATGGCATGGCGCTCAATTATCAGCAATTTCGAGAATTATTATTGGCGTTGGCTAAAACTTTAAAAACTTATACCTTTGAACAATGGGCTCACCATTTAAACCGCTTATGGGACAAAATCAAAGGCCTTACTCCGGTGAGTGATCTCATCAATCCCAAAAATTCTGTCACCCTCCTCACCATCCACGCTGCAAAAGGTTTAGAATTTAAACATCTCTTGCTTTATGATCTCAACAAATCCCCCACTAAAAAATATCCCGCTATTCTCATGGCTAACGGGAAAATCGCTGCCAAAATAAAAAATGCCCAAGGTAAACTCGAAGCGCCGGAGCGTTATCAATCGATCCTTGAAACCCTCCAAGCCGAAAATGCCCATGAAGAACGCCGTATCTTTTACGTGGCCCTTACCCGAGCAAAACAATCGATTACTTTGGTTACTTTTCAAGGAGAAGAACCCAAAAAGGGATCTCTGTTAGGAATTTTAGGCAATGTTATTTCTCTTGAAGATCCTCAACATACCGAAACTTGGAATATCAATCTTGTTATAGAAAAAAAATCTGCTCAGAAAAAGCTCCCCGAACTTTTTCCCATCCCACCTGCCCGACCCTTTACCGAAAAAAGTGTTTCTGAGTTAGAAACTCATTCCCAATGCCCACAATTGCACTATTATCAATATATCTTAAAATTAAGCACCGATTTAAAATTATCGCAGTCACAAAAGATTAGCCAGCCGCAAGCAGGCACACTATTACACCAGGCTTTAAGCCAAATCACTAAACTCAACCGCGAAGCCCCTCTAGAACTTTTAAAAAAAGCCTCTATTTTGCAACAACTCCCCTTAGATGCTCCAACTCTCTATCAATTAAATTTGGTGCTCACAAATTATATCAAAAGTGAAGCCTATCAAAAGATTTTGACTGCCCAAGAGGATTTTTGCGAAATCCCCTTTGCCCTATTGATTAACGATTTTTTTGTTCGCGGGCAAATGGACCGATTAATTAAACGAGATCATCAATATATCGTGATTGATTTTAAATATACAGAAGGCGCTGACGAGGCCATGCAATCTTACCTCTTTCAGCTTAAAACCTACGCGCTGGCTGCAAGCAAAATGACCAACCAATTTGTTGGCCAAACCGAAATTCATTTATTAAAAACCCGGGGAATTATCCCTATTACCTTTAGCCAAGACGATTTATTAAACCACGAAAAAACTTTAAGCAAAATTTTAAGCGACATGCACCAGACTGACCTCAGCCAAGTAGAGAAAAAAGATTTTTGTTTCCAATGCCCCTTTCATACGCAGTTAAAGTTGTGCCCCATTCCAACCAAAGGTCCTGCCTGCGATGGACAAATATCATTGAACATGTCATCCTGAACTAGTGCCAGCCAGAGGCTGGTCCGCCTCCGGCGGAATGGATGCCGGATCAGGTCCGGCATGACGGTGTTGCGTCATCCCGGGCTAGACCCGGGATCCATACATGACAATAATATAGCTCAGAATAATAGAGTATGATTCAAGAAATTTTAGATAAAATTAAAACCCACCAAACTGAAGTAGAACGTTTTTTTAAAAAATACGAATCCACCCTTAAACCCCCTATCTTCTTGGGCTGTGACATACGTAACTCTAACGACAAAATTGCAGTGGTCGACACCAACATCTTTCCTGCTGGTTTTAATAATCTTTGTAATTCTTTTACTAAAACAACGGTTGCACACTTTAAAGATTATCTGACCCAATATTTCCCCCATAAAAAACGTATTGCCCTTTTGATCGAAGAACATACTCGCAATCGTTTTTATTTGGAAAATGTCGTCCGTTTGTCCTCTATTATTGGCCAAGCTGGCTTTGAAGTAAGGGTCACTTATCCCGGCACCGCCCTAAGTGAAAACTCCATCGAACTACCCATTTTGGGGCAAACCCTCTATCTTTACAAATTGCAGCGAAATGCTGAAAAAATCTATGCTGGGGATTTTGTGCCTGATCTGATCATCTCAAACAATGATTTTTCTAACGGGATTCCACCCGTACTAGAAAAAAGCCCTATCCCTATTATTCCTTCCCCTGAATTAGGATGGTGGAAACGAAAAAAGTCGAGCCACTTTGAAATTCTTAATAATATTGCCGAAGAATTTTCAGCAATCGTGAATATTGACCCTCGCAAAATCACCACGGCCTTTACCGTACACAATAATACCGATCTCAATGACCCCAACAATTTGGAAGCGCTTCGTAAAAAGGTTGATGCCGTACTTGTGCAAACCCAAAAATATTATGACGTCGCCAAAATTGATCAATCCCCTTACGCCTTTATTAAAAATGATGCGGGAACCTATGGCATGGGAGTGATGAATATAAGTTCAGGAGAAGAAATTTTTCAGATCAACCGACGGATACGCAACAAACTTCTCTCCAGCAAGGGTGGCTCTGGAGTACAAGCCTTTCTAATTCAAGAAGGCATTCCCACGGTTGATACTTACAGCGATTACCCCATTGAACCCGTTATTTATATGGTGGGGTTCAAACCCGTAGGAGGATTTTTCCGTATCAACTCCGAACGTGATTCTTACAGTAGTCTTAATACCCGTGGCATGAGTTTTTCTTGCCTGTGTTTGCACAAGCTTGACGAACCTCACGAAGCACAGTTTTTACGCTGTCATGAAAAACAAAGTGTTGTGGAAATGGCTTTTGTATTAGCCAAACTGGCAAGTATCGCTGTGGCTATTGAAGGCAGTTATTCGGCGTAGGCCTTTTCAACCTGCTCTTGTTCTTCTTTACATTTAATACAAAGATCGGTCACCGGGCGGGCTTCTAGGCGTTTTTTACCAATCTCTTCACCACACATTTCACAAAGACCGTATTCGCCTCGGTCAATCTTTTGTAGAGCCTTTTCGATTTTTTTGAGTAAAACTCTTTCGCGGTCACGTAACCTTAAATTCATCGATTGATCGGCCTCTGAACTTGCCAAGTCAACTTCATCGGGTAAATCTTCTTGTTCAAAAGCAACGCCTCGCTCGCGAATATCTTCGACATGAACCATTAACTCTTTTTTGCGTTCTAATAAAATCTCTTTAAATTTTTCTAGTTCTTTCTTATTCACGATCGCCTCGTCATTTAAAGGTTTAAATCAGCCTATGACAAGTCATTATTGTTGATAAAAAGGCTCAAATTTGTCAATCTACAATTCTTAACTTTTAAGCTTTTTTTGTTTGTTTTTAATAGGGCTTTCGACTATGGGCAGCCGATTTTCACCCCCACATCCTTTGGCAAAAGTTCTGGGTCTTCATTTAAAAAAACTCAACCTCGACAAAAAAATCAAAAATTACAGCGTAGTAGAATGTTGGGAAAATATTGTTGGCCCCTCGATCGCTCAACACAGTGCGGCAAAACGCATTAGTGACGGCTGTCTCTACCTTGAGGTTGAGCACCCCACTTGGTTCACCGAACTCAAAATGTTGGAGCCTCAACTCTTAGAAAAGATCAAAGCCTTTGACCCCTCCACACCGATTCGCAAGATTCGTTTTCAATTAAAATGATGAAGGGTCAGATCACCTTGCCGGCGTATTTTAATTTCACCCGCTACCACTTCAACAAGAGTAGAACCCTTTGAAGATTTTAATACTCCTCCATCAAGGTAAGATAGATTGGATGAACTAAAATATCTTGCTAAATCTTGTGGACTTAAAGCCGAAGGTTCTTCGGACAAATTAGCACTGGTACTAACCAGCGGCCTGCCTAACTCTTTCACCAATTGAGTCGCCATGGGGTGACTCGAAATCCGTGCCGCAATTTTACCCGTTCCCGCATCAATATCTTTTGGCAAAACACCCTTTGATTGAAAGAGAATCGTCAAAGGCCCTGGCCAATAACGTTCAATTAGTTTTGTTTCGATAGCATTAGGTTCAGCCACATATTTTTTTAACATCGCCAAAGAATCCACTAAAATAGGCAAGGGTTTTCCTTGATCACGCTGTTTGATTTCAAATATTTTCTGAATAGCCTGAAGGTTAGTGGCATCGCATCCCATCCCATACACTGTTTCGGTGGGGTAAAGCAGAAGTTCACCTTTGATTAATAGAGAAGTTGCATTGGCATTATCAATTTTGTTCAAATTCATAAAAAGATCTTAAAATTTCTCTTTTTACACAAGCTTAGTAAAAGTTCATGATCCCGGCGATGTAGATTTTTAATTTTTAGCAATTTAGCTTTTTCATTAATATCATTGAACTCAAGCGCTAATTTGGCAATCCCTTCATCAAAAAAAGAAGTGCTGGCAACCATACAATCTGCAAAATCTAATTCTACGATGTTGTTCTGTTCCAACTGGTGGGCAACCTTTTGTCGCAATTTTTCACCTGCCTCACGGCTAATATAATCAGGGTAAAATTCTTTTTTAATTTCAATTTTCATAATGGAATCCTCGCACAACACCATGTCCCAGGAAGCCGATATTTCAAAAAACTTTTTTGAGATTTACGAGTTTGAAAATAATAGCGCACTTGGGCACGGCCACTGATGATGGTCAGCTTTCCGGCATTGTTCTTCAACACATCCTTAAAGTGGGTTAACCCTAGCCCCCCCACTCTCCGACGTCGTGTCGTGATACCTTCTTTCATAGCAAGTAAAATATATTCCAAATCATCTGTGCAGATGTATTTTTGTTGTAGTTTGGTTGGAATGCCAACCCCCATATCCAAAATTCCCAAATGTATTTCCTTATTCCATAAACCTGCGTAAGCATAATAACGTTCGCCACCCGCATGGGAAATTGTATTTTGCATCAGTTCTTGCAAAATGAGTTTACAATCAAATTGTAAATCTTCACCTGAAGGAAATTTTTCGATACACCGTTCGATAAAACCAAAATTAAATGCCGTTTCCCCAACGCTCAACAGCTGATGCTTATCTTCATAATCATAACTCTGCACTGACGGCATGAATTGTTTCACCCATTTAATTTCACTCAATTGTTGCAAATAAGGACATTGTCTTTTTAAGGATTGAGGAATATTCCAATCAATCCGTATTCCTAATTCACAGGCCTTATCGAATAAACAGGCCAAGATGGCAAAACCTGCGGGACTTATTTTAGTTTTAGTCGAAAAACGCAAGCACACTTGTTTTGTTGTAAGAAAACTTTCAAGGATGAACAGATAAGAATCAATGCGACTATCTCCAATTTCTTTAGGAAAATCAATTGTTAACATGGTGATACTATATATTTAGTCGCAAAATATGTCAATAATGCTTA
This DNA window, taken from Deltaproteobacteria bacterium, encodes the following:
- a CDS encoding UvrD-helicase domain-containing protein; translated protein: MALTQHTLVAASAGTGKTTLMVQTFLELLDDGVSPQEILTLTFTEKAAAELQERILKKLIDPSFAEKFSPEYQQLILTQIQEAYLGTFHQFCFRMIKHHQLLARSDELWILSDLALAHLRQTSIRKILNQHLETQNPATTLLVDTLGFSSLLNALAEGLEQSRSLLTASPDSELEVAFHQLVQSIAQDYKMLCRELQAIDFNQMEEQVLAFLENNPKAAEHFCKRFRYILVDEFQDTSPTQLKMLEMIQDYSQQAKGHCWFFVVGDAKQSIYAFRQVEQSLIATFNQKLLAKGGTTQNLTTNYRSRPELVEIANLYCQTYFSDTPPIHTPLEPELGFKPLNLIQIPTEKTNLKAKDRRYLEATILAEKILHYRQLNERPEDMAILYRANTGSEILMEVLQNYQISFHIKGGQNLLAQQIFLDLKHLFEWTANPQDSLALAGVLRSPLFALSDAILYILAEKKGLARDSLVNLNIDLFKKSDLLREIPKINRAHKILSTLLEIKSTHTLSAYLDRMEELVELDALLSMLGTSHGMALNYQQFRELLLALAKTLKTYTFEQWAHHLNRLWDKIKGLTPVSDLINPKNSVTLLTIHAAKGLEFKHLLLYDLNKSPTKKYPAILMANGKIAAKIKNAQGKLEAPERYQSILETLQAENAHEERRIFYVALTRAKQSITLVTFQGEEPKKGSLLGILGNVISLEDPQHTETWNINLVIEKKSAQKKLPELFPIPPARPFTEKSVSELETHSQCPQLHYYQYILKLSTDLKLSQSQKISQPQAGTLLHQALSQITKLNREAPLELLKKASILQQLPLDAPTLYQLNLVLTNYIKSEAYQKILTAQEDFCEIPFALLINDFFVRGQMDRLIKRDHQYIVIDFKYTEGADEAMQSYLFQLKTYALAASKMTNQFVGQTEIHLLKTRGIIPITFSQDDLLNHEKTLSKILSDMHQTDLSQVEKKDFCFQCPFHTQLKLCPIPTKGPACDGQISLNMSS
- the dksA gene encoding RNA polymerase-binding protein DksA, with product MNKKELEKFKEILLERKKELMVHVEDIRERGVAFEQEDLPDEVDLASSEADQSMNLRLRDRERVLLKKIEKALQKIDRGEYGLCEMCGEEIGKKRLEARPVTDLCIKCKEEQEQVEKAYAE
- a CDS encoding DUF721 domain-containing protein, coding for MGSRFSPPHPLAKVLGLHLKKLNLDKKIKNYSVVECWENIVGPSIAQHSAAKRISDGCLYLEVEHPTWFTELKMLEPQLLEKIKAFDPSTPIRKIRFQLK
- a CDS encoding glycosyltransferase family 2 protein; its protein translation is MTRCTIIIPAYNEASVIEAVVNKLRAARPHDEILVIDDGSSDATAPLAQKAGARVIHHKYNMGYGASLKTGMRHAASDTLVFFDGDGQHNPQDIQKLIDQLESNDMVVGARPKGSGAISRRSGKWFLYRIAEYLVGRRIPDLNSGLRTLRRNLALELIHLLPNGFSLTTTITLAMMSLGYQVEYVPIQIQERSGKSTVSIRDFFRTIMLIMRMITLFAPLKIFIPTAITLALIAIPSLTYDLLHTNISDTTVVLWLFCLIIFLFGLLADSISVANRKGTKQ
- the gshA gene encoding glutamate--cysteine ligase, which produces MIQEILDKIKTHQTEVERFFKKYESTLKPPIFLGCDIRNSNDKIAVVDTNIFPAGFNNLCNSFTKTTVAHFKDYLTQYFPHKKRIALLIEEHTRNRFYLENVVRLSSIIGQAGFEVRVTYPGTALSENSIELPILGQTLYLYKLQRNAEKIYAGDFVPDLIISNNDFSNGIPPVLEKSPIPIIPSPELGWWKRKKSSHFEILNNIAEEFSAIVNIDPRKITTAFTVHNNTDLNDPNNLEALRKKVDAVLVQTQKYYDVAKIDQSPYAFIKNDAGTYGMGVMNISSGEEIFQINRRIRNKLLSSKGGSGVQAFLIQEGIPTVDTYSDYPIEPVIYMVGFKPVGGFFRINSERDSYSSLNTRGMSFSCLCLHKLDEPHEAQFLRCHEKQSVVEMAFVLAKLASIAVAIEGSYSA
- a CDS encoding PD-(D/E)XK nuclease family protein, encoding MSLRLIFAPSPNSYLEDILNEIIDQHIGHHLTDDFKIIVPDSASLEDLEHLLIRKSKLEGVLIGKSILTQTQFLSTLLAERNTPLLPSNPYFERRILKDFYQSSPNSFMGVLKNVIPAKHALDPDRGVGIQNRPKSLDPCLRRDDKSAFFDNPLIETLGLEKFRCDLNRFRKIASLYRLPPSHEILCINTYFEKSLLEFGYYDSKLAIDLLKQNPQLGSHYLKPVQHLYWLGYYDLTVELTEMIQWVQNHFPHIQMTLTLPPLERLMDPEEIRAQLLAKLTHHPQIISECRESLLSSQVILSQSSVHAVSLLLRRIYQDLQQSKEVFCLFPAAFDGKTLLTKKLNESGWITHPPFEFSLHQTPFWGKIQPLELTNFKPQDSMEAIHYQAFIKFLHDLENSGAKLSEDLLQEEIQYHHHAPQLYCAYPLFLRDFNEPGLRPRESAFMIGLSHLTPRKTYLFNLEELPDGFHLHQQKLLFQHALSLAKTETILFESELDIQGRALRGISPYFLTESSIQTPSDEPLLPLAKFSPFFNEQLTTATVAGDMVAPFLKEKIKQELMSRPLTPTKLDYYSECHWKFFAAHLLGLKRLRTDDLEADPLTIGNYTHQFLEFIFKKIKNKKFFKKDWESLATWLESQFSDFVAQNPLTQTPLKESAKPFFLKRCLTLARGFLLGEWQYQNTIEAKYFPHLLELQFGYKGQPAVTLESKNGKRFSFRGRIDRIDVDETTKSYLILDYKTGDVQATMELLRDNRSFQLFLYLQAAKQSLENWAPAGALYFEGKQFTRKQGLFRASFKAPLGLPQSRSGLNDADWENRLKQLTNSAQSLLEELSLSEFQLEPYRCKASCDFWEICRYENREKRIR
- a CDS encoding STAS-like domain-containing protein, with product MKIEIKKEFYPDYISREAGEKLRQKVAHQLEQNNIVELDFADCMVASTSFFDEGIAKLALEFNDINEKAKLLKIKNLHRRDHELLLSLCKKRNFKIFL
- a CDS encoding threonylcarbamoyl-AMP synthase, giving the protein MNLNKIDNANATSLLIKGELLLYPTETVYGMGCDATNLQAIQKIFEIKQRDQGKPLPILVDSLAMLKKYVAEPNAIETKLIERYWPGPLTILFQSKGVLPKDIDAGTGKIAARISSHPMATQLVKELGRPLVSTSANLSEEPSALSPQDLARYFSSSNLSYLDGGVLKSSKGSTLVEVVAGEIKIRRQGDLTLHHFN